The Bubalus kerabau isolate K-KA32 ecotype Philippines breed swamp buffalo chromosome 10, PCC_UOA_SB_1v2, whole genome shotgun sequence sequence ACTCAGTGACACACTTCATATGTAACCCTCAGTGACACACTTCATATGTAACCCTCAGTGACACACTTCATATGTAACACTCAGTGACACACTTCATATGTAACACTCAGTGACACACTTCATATGTAACACTCAGTGACCATCTGTGTGAATATGTTTCCAGTTGGTTGACTCCAGCTGCGGCTACACAGAAAGCCCAGGTGGTGTCTGGGGCAGGGCGGCGCACAGTGCTCGGCTAGACCGTGGTCCCGGCCCTGGGCGGGGGCGCACAGTGCTCGGCTAGACCGTGGTCCCGGCCCTGGGCCGGGGCGCACGGCGCTCGGCTAGACCGTGGTCCCGGCCCTGGGCGGGGGCGCACGGCGCTCGGCTAGACCGTGGTCCCGGCCCTGGGCGGGGGCGCACGGGGCGGCCCTCTGCGGGCTTTTCGGCCTTCAGAGCCGTCACAGCGCCCCAGGGGCTCAGGCAGCGGGGAGGAGCCGTCCTGTCTTGAGGTGGGACAGCAGCAGGAAGCCTCGCTCGCTGCAGTCCCATTGGAAGTGTGGATCCACGCTTTATAGTCCTTCCCTCGGCAAGGGCGAGTGTCCCTGTTACATGTCACTCGGCCGACTCTCGGGAAATTGGGTGTGTCAGGGAGACGGGAGGGCACCGGGAGCCCCGTGGGACCGAGGTCCTCTGCGCCGTGGCCTGGCTGCCACTGGGGTGAGCATTGTCTCTAACAACAACAGTGGAAATGTTAGCTTGTTTTTGTTGCAACTGAGACACACCCTTGACGCCAGTGAGTGGACAGGACACGTTTCAGCAGGAAAGCCTGTCATCTCTACCCTGTGTTTGTTTTGTAGGAATCCGTGGAGCTTCCTCTCACTCATCCTGAATACTACGAAGAGATGGGGATCAAGCCCCCTAAGGGGGTCATTCTCTATGGTCCGCCCGGCACAGGTGTGTGTGCTCTGCGTTGGTCGCTTTCCAGGCACTGAGCTCGTTCCTTGAGTGGCAGCATTAGCTGGTTATAACCACTTGGCCGTTGAGCGAGGGGGCCTCAAGTCCTTAGTTTAAAGATGTGCTCCGAGTGACCCTGGACGTGTGGGTGAGCAGCCCCGTTGGAAGCGCGCTTGTCACGTGAAGGCGTCGTGCTGTCTCACAGGGCTGCTGAGAGCCAGCTGTCTCGGCTCGTGACTGCGGGCCTCACGGGGTTAATATGCTGACGATCGTAGGAGTCACAATAGAAAGGAGACCCCAGGAGACACCCCCCAAAAGTGCCTGCTCAGTGTGAGCGCACGTCCAGACCCCCAGCACTCCTGTGGTGTACTCAGACGTGCGAGATGCCCATGTTGCAAAATAGTGCTTTTCAGTACCAAGAGTAACGTAAGTCCACTGAAAATAGTTTgtaagaaaaactggaaacagtgctCCACCTTGGCCATGTATTGGCATCCCCGTGGGAGCTTTAGAGGGCGCCGATGTCTGCTCCCTTCCCTGAGGACCCCGACCACATGCGGAGCGTGGCCGGTCTCGGCAGAGGTGCGGGCCCACGGTGACCGCGCTCCTGTGCCGCTGAGATCAGTGCACTCTCCCAGGCTGTTGGCGACTGAGGATCACGTCGGATAAGTGAATGGGCAAAGATAAAAACGCACGTACGTCCTTGGTTCATTAGGCACTGGGCTGACCTCAGTAAGTTGTGTAGTTCAGGGCTTAGTAAATTCACTGCTCTGTGAACTCCAGAGGAAGGGAGGTCGTTTGATGGAGTGAACTGAGCCGTGTTCCCAGGAGGATCTGTATTGAGGACCGCCCACGGGCAGGGACAGGGCGACGCTGTGCTGAGGCGGGGAGCTGCTGCAGCCTCTTTGCCCAGGAAAGGAGGTTTCAGGAGAGGCCAGCGACACTTGGGGGTCCCCCTGCTCGCTGAACATCCTGGCAGCCATGCTTGGCTGCGTCTGGACCAGAAGGTCTCGTCCACTTAGGAGGTCCTTCTGGTCTCTGCCTGCCGCCCTTAGCGGACGCCCTCGGGGAGTAGTCCAGCCCTTTCATAAGCATCTGAAGCTTCTGCCCGACAGAGGAGCTCACTGCCTCGCCTTGTCGCAGAGCTTAGATCTCTGTCCCCCTCACCACTGGCCCAGAATCCCGTGTGTCCCtggccagccccctcccccacacgGGCCCGAGGGTGGCCCTCTCCAGCTCTCGCCATCCCAGGGCCGAGGTCTCCCGCTCTGACGTTCTCGGGGTGGGTGCCCTTGCTGACTCTGGTTCTCGACTTGAGAGAGAAGTGTCAGGGCTGCCCTGAGAGCAGTGAGGAGCGTCCCACGAGGGCGCAGCATAGACAGGGAGCTTCCGGCAGCGCTCAGCCGTGGGCTTCGTCAGGAGCTGGTCCTGGCTCGGCGCCCAGAGCCTGGGGACGCCCGCAGGTGGCCCCGGGGCACAGCAGGCCTGCTCAGGAGCGCGCTTTGTCCTCCGGTCAAGCCTGGTGCTCCCCGGCCTTTTTTCAGCACTGATAGTTTCGTAGGAATTGAATTTGGTTCTCTAACCCTGGTTGAATGGGGTCAGGTGAATATTATATGCAACTTTGAGTACCTTGCAGTAAAAGTATTTTCTGACATTATCATGATGAcagttaaaaataatcaaaatatgtatttcaattttttttaatttccttgtctGCTTTGAGAACATGCTTTTCATAGAGGGATCCACCCATTCTTCATGTCTTTTAAGGTGGTAATGAGAGTTCTAAAGTTAAAACAGCACTTCaggttttttcccctttctttttcaaTCTAAAATAGGGAAAACCTTATTAGCCAAAGCAGTGGCGAACCAGACCTCGGCCACCTTCCTGCGAGTGGTCGGCTCTGAACTCATTCAGAAGTACCTGGGCGACGGCCCCAAGCTCGTTCGGGAACTGTTTCGAGTCGCTGAAGAACACGCACCATCCATCGTCTTTATTGATGAAATTGATGCTATTGGGACGAAAaggtagactttcccttccctcttctgTGTCACTAAGGGGTAGGCACGGTGCCGCTCTGCTCTGAGAACGAGGACCGTGGGCAGGCCCCGCAGGGGCTGCGTGCTGGCTTGCCGCGGTCCCTGTGCCGCTCCCCACGTACCGGGCAACGACTCCCCGTCAGTGGATTCGGTCCGTCCGCAGCCGTGCCGTGAGTGCCAGCTCAGAGCCCGGCACCCTCTGGACTCTGGAGAGAGCGGTAAAGATGGGTCTCTGCCTCGAGGAGCTCACATGTGGAGACTGAATAAAAAGGATACAATTTCAGGCATAAAAATGGCCACAGAGAAGATACTGTGGGGTGCAGCTTGGGCTCTGGGCAGGTGGGACCCACGGGTGGAGACAGCCGTGTCCCGAGTGCCTCCACCAGCCAGGCCGTGGGGTCCTCATGTCCCCCTGGCTTCTTCTCCAGGTACGACTCCAACTCAGGCGGGGAGAGGGAGATTCAGCGAACGATGCTGGAGCTGCTGAACCAGCTGGACGGCTTTGACTCAAGGGGAGACGTGAAAGTCATCATGGCCACAAACCGGATAGAGACGCTGGACCCCGCCCTCATCAGACCAGGTCACGCTGCACCGGCCCCATCGCGGGGAGCGAACGCGCTCAGTGGATTTGTGTTTCTAAAGGGCACTTTGGGGAGGATGGTTACCAGGTGATGGGTGCAAAGGTAAATACCGCCTTGAACCTTGAGGAACTTACCAAACTGTGTCCACTTAGAGAATGCTAAGTGGAttgtgatgtactctgtgtagcCTGACCTTTTTTagcctcaagacgctttttaAGATTTGGCACAGGATGCTGTGTGACTGAGATCACTCATGTGAGACGGAGGCCTCTCAGCCAGGGCCGGGCGCCAGGCCGTAACTGCAAACCTTGTGTGCCCACAGGCCGCATCGACAGGAAGATCGAGTTCCCCCTGCCCGACGAAAAGACCAAGAAGCGCATCTTCCAGATCCACACGAGCAGGATGACGCTGGCCGACGACGTGACCCTGGACGACTTGATCATGGCTAAAGACGACCTCTCTGGTGCCGACATCAAGGTGAGGAGCTGGGCTGGGTTTTACCTGTTTTATCCCATGTTCCCAGACGCCGAGGGGGCCGGGCGCAGCAGCCGTGACTGGGCACAGCCTGCTCCCTGCACGGGCACCGATATTGGTCCCGCTGCCTGCGCTGAACTGCGTCTCATTGGCATCTGTGGAACTAGGCTGGTCTCACCGGGGGAGGAAGGTAAAATTATTTAAgatcttaactttttatttagaAAGATTTTTCAAGCCTTCAGAAAAGTTGCAACGTGGTGAACCCCGTACGCTCCTCCCCTCACTTCCTAGGTGTCACCTTCGACTCGTCTTTCATGGGCAGAAACACACTGCTCCACATCACTCCAAGTAGAGGTGCTAGAGGCCATAGCCAGAGAGAGTCTGCAGAGCCAGGACCGTGTTTCTCTCACATCACGTTGCTTGGGTTCTTGTTTTACTTTTGGCAAGTGATTATTGAAAAAgtgaatatatttgaatatatactgTCTGAAACTTGTAAATATTTAACCAGAATACATGTTCTCAAGACTGTAGGTAAATGAAATGGATGTCACTGTATGTGGCCGCTAAGTTTATGGatatcattttttctctttcttaggaTTATTCCCTTTAACCAAAGCGGAGCGTTGAGGATTTACTGACCTGCCAGGCTATACAGCTAGTTAGAACCTAAGACAGGCCTCTTCCTTAATGAAATACTCCCAGGTTAAGCCACCTCAGGTCCTTGGAGAAAATAATTAGAATGCTTGAAACATTCAAGTTTGATAAAAATTTGTGTTTGGCCTGGATGCCAACACCAGATTTCAAAATAGTGCTGTCTTAACTGTTAGAATAAAAAGTATTTTCCGCTCTGAATGCATTGTTCTTTCCTACAGGCAATCTGTACAGAAGCTGGTCTGATGGCCTTGAGAGAGCGCAGAATGAAAGTAACAAATGAAGACTTCAAAAAGTCGAAGGAAAATGTTCTTTATAAAAAACAGGAGGGCACCCCAGAGGGGCTCTATCTCTAGTAGACCAGAGTTGCCTTCCAGGAGAGGCTGGGAGGGCCCTGGCCGCTggaggggtggggttgggagggaggctgCCTGCCTGGGTGCCCGTGTGCTCACTGGCCACGGTTGGCAGAGCGTTTCGTGTCCCTCCCGAGCGCAGCGTgtaggggcctggcaggctgcctgcGCCCCAATAAAGCGTGCTTTCTCTAACACGGAGTCCTGTCCACACGCTGGGTGCTCGGCCGGAGGAGTGGGTGGGCCCAGGTGTGGGGAAGCCTCTGGGGACCCGGGCACTGCAGACTGGGTCCCTGCTGCCCCCAAGGCACTGCGCCTAGCCGGCAGCAGCTCTAAAACAGCGGCTGCTTGCTCGTGAGCACATGGCCAACCACCTCTGCTGTGGAGCCAACAAAGGCTGCGACCTCCTGGCCAGGGCTGCCCTTGGAGGGtccagggcaggaaggaggggctGGTGCTGCTGAGACAGGGGGTTCCCAACAGAATTTCAAAGGGGCAGGGCTGAAGACCCCCAGGGCAGCCCTGTGGAGGTCAGCGCGCCCCCCCACCCACCATGAGACTAAAGAAGCACCTGCGCCGCCCCTCGCCTGGCTCCCTCTGCCCTGCGCTCTCCTCCGTTCAGCCTCAGAGCCCCGAGACCCGCTGCAGAAtgcgccccttctcccctgccggTGTCTGTCCATTTCTAGCCCAGGTTCCACAACACCCGCTTTTCTGGATGAGGGGCCAAGGAAATTCACTTTTCAGCAGTTCTAGAGAGCATGATTTAATAAGAAACGCAATGCAGAGAAGTTCGCTGTGTTTAAAAAAGCAGGACCTCGGAGAAGAAAAAGCATTTCCGCTCCGTCGGGTGTTGATCACCGCTCCTGGAAATCGGACGAGCGCAGCTGACGCGGCCGGAAGCGAACGTTCGGCGTCTCTGAGGCAGAGACGAGTTTGCTGGGGAGGAGCAGGCCGCGCTCCCCTGCAGCGGGGTCCTTGTTTGTTCAGTCCCCTGACTCAGTCCTCCTAGAGCCCCATCTGACTCAGCAGGGCCGGGTGGGCCCAGGGTCTCCAGGCGCACGAGCTTCCGGCGACGCTGGCTGCCGGGTCCGCAGGCGAAACGTCCGCGAGTGGAGCTCGGGGAACAGGAAGGACACGTGTGACGCAGCTGAGAACTCCAAGCTTTACACGACTCCCAGCTGCTCTAGTCTGAAGAAACGGGCAGAATGGGCTCACCAGCCACAGGGCGGAGGGCCTGGTGAGTAACCAGACCTTTCGTTGGACTGCAAGAGCCAGGAGACTTGGCAGGATCCCCAAGGATGCCCACAGAAGAACCTTCACCCGGGATGGGCAGGGGAGAGTGGACCAGAAGGACCCACATGAGCCATGACAGCTTTGGCATGATCCTTGACtgtgcacgcatacacacacactcacatgtatCGTGTGCAGAACAGCTTTGTGTCATTTGCACGTGCAAAACTGTGCAAGAGGTGAGACTGACAGCCCAGACACGCGCGTCAGGGAGGACCCTTCAGGGCACAGGTCTGGGCACGCGCGTGCCCGTGTCCCGGGGCTGGTCCCTGCCCCCAGAGCGGCGTCTAGTCCTCCAGCAGCAGCTCCAGCTCCTCCAGCGGCAGGCGCACCCGCAGCTCCTTCTCCGTCATCAGGTCCACGACCTCCTGCATCTCGTCGGGGAAGTACTCCACGGCGTCCATGTACAGCGCCTGAGCGGGGCGACGCCGGTCAGCGGGCGCctccctggccccgcccccttCCCGCCCTAACTTGGGGGCACCTTAGTGAGCCCCAGGGGTCACGGGAGCGGGGCCTCTCTCCAAGGTGGGGCGGGAAGCTGCGGTGGTCCCCACCTGTCTGCTGAGTGTCCCCAGACCCAGGCGCTGCAGGCCGAGTTGGACGTGGGTCCCGACGCGCTTGGCCTCTGGGCTGGGCTTTGGCAACTGCTGGGAACCAGCTGCCCCCAGTCGCGCCCCCAGGACAGGAAACAAGACCCTCGGGCTGCAGGGGGCCAGAGGAAGCCCTGGGGGGCCGGGCCCAGGCACAGACCGGATGAGGCCTGGCAGGAAGGTCCCTGAGAATCCAGAGACCGGGGCCTGCAGAACTCACCTTTGCCCAAGGACAATTCTGCAGTGCTTTGTAGAACACgcctttgcttctttctttatttcctaaGGAAACCTAAAGcaagggggaaaaataaaaaactgagggGCTGAAACATTCATCTAAGGCCACTGACCCGCACGGGGCCCCAGTACACGGGCTGCGGGGCATCCACGTGCCTAGGGACGCCCTCGGGGCCTCTGCTGTGTCCCGCGGGCCTGGACTGGACCTTGAACACTGATGACCTGTCTTCATCTCCTCCTTTTCCGCGGGCCATCACACCTGGTGTTCCCAAGCGTGCGGAGAATGAGGGTGGTGACAGAGAAAAGGCTTGCTTTAACACTAGCCATTTTCTGAAAACTGTCTTACAGAAATGAGATAACCAGGATTAACTGAATCAATAACCTTGTCAAGAGCAAATTTTTGATCAGGAATTTCAGTCTGAGAGTGTGCAAATATTCACATTTctactctgctgctaagtcacttcagtcgtgtccgactctgtgcgaccccatagatggcagcccaccaggctctcccatccctgggattctccacgcaagaacacttgagtgggttgccatttccttctccaatgcatgaaagagaaaagtgaaagtgaagtcgctcagtcgtgtctgactcttagcgaccccatggactgcagcccaccaggctcctctgtccatgggattttccaggcacgagtactggaggggggtgccattgccttctccacatttctACTCTAAGCACGTTTTTATAcaatgcgtgtgtgctaagtagcttcagttgtgtctgactgtgaccccatggactgtagccttcaggctccactgtccacgggattctccagccaagaacactggagcgggcttccatgctctcctccagggggtctccccGCCCAGGGACGGGCCCCTGTCTCATCCCTCCTGCCTGGCAGGCCGGTTCACCGCTGGTGCCGCCTGGGAAGTGTTCACACAGCACTAAGCTATGAAGTCTTGGTCTCAACTCAGAGGCGCTCTTCCCACACCTGCTGCGGATGCTGGCGCGGCAGGCAGTCTCcgtccaccccctcccccaccagcctcTCCCAAGTCCCAGGAAGGGGCCAGCCCCTTCCCCGGGAGTCACAGCCTCCCAGGCAGCTCCCTGGGTGGGCGCTCACAGCCGTGAGTGGGCACAAGCTGAGCTCACGGAGCTGAAGTCTGCTCCTAGGGctgcccacctgcctccctgaGACGTCCTGTTCCCACAGGAGTGTGTGTGAGCGGCCGCCCAGCGGGCAGGGAGCAGGCAGGGCTGTGACCGACTCCCTGGAAGCATGGCTGATGGCTTCAGCAGCTCCCCCCATGGCTCAGGGCCTCCATCCAGCAAGGCTGGCCTCGCCTCCCACGCAGATCCTCCAGGTGGACACCCTGTCGGGGAGCCCATCCCCTTGGGCTGTACCAGCATCCCTGGTCAGCTCCAGACAGGGCTCACCCCTTACCCCGGGACTCCCGGCTCCCTCCCAGGCTGTTCTGAGGCTGGACTCGGAAGGGAGCCCTGAGAGCCACTGTGGGCTGCCCGCCCGCAATGCCAGGGCCCTGCGGTGTCCGCTGCCAGAACAGTGACCACACTGAAGGCTTGGTTTGTTCTTGAAATATCGTGTTAGTGGACTTTCTCCACCACTGCCTTTGTGAGACACTCAGATAACCCTGGAATCCAGCAAATCCAGACAGAAGCTGCCCAAGCCTCACACAAGAACTGCCCTCTGCTGGATCCTCCATCTGCTGGCCCCTGGAAAAGGCCTTTGCTGTATCAGGCGTCACATGGTAAACGCCAGGTGAAACCGAGACGGTGACTGTTCCTCCGGGGAGCAGAGCCACAGCCTCTCCAGGGCCCCACGGCACCTGCCAGCCAGGCCCTCCCAGCCGACGCCTCACATTTTGGctctaatttgatttttctcactGCTTTTGCCAAAGTGTTAGGAGCCCACCCAGACGCCTCAGGAACTGGTGGGGGAAATCACTGCACAGTTAATTCTTGGTCTGATGCTCATCTTTCCAAAAAGATAAGACATTCCCTAATGGCCTCaatcttttttttccaaatcaacAAGCACTTTTCTGTCTACAGTCCAACCAGATCATGGCAGCTCCTCAGTAGAAACACTCCAAGCCTGCCCGTCACCCTGTCTCCACCTGGAAAAGCCTGGAAGAAGTTAAGCTGGCCTCCCTCTTCATAAGTGGAAAGGTCTTTCAGCAGCTAGACTCACAGGGCGTCGGCTCTGGAACCGAGAGAGCGTCCGACGCGCTCCTTCAGCCAAGGGGCCTGGCGACGAGCGAACCCCGACGGCCGCCCAGCGCTGTGACCCCAGGTCAGCGGGTGGGCCGTGTCCCGGCCACCCGGGGCAGGGACACCACACGGGCGTCTGGACTTCTGGAGGCTCCCATCCCACACCAATGAGGCAACACATGAAATCTACGCTTTTGAGAGTGAAGAATAAACGTTAAAACCACAGAAACTTCGGTGGTAACTCATCCTGGGGCCACCTGGTGCCCGTCCGCGCTGGGAGTGTGCCCGCGAGCTGCTGTCTTGAGACGAGCTGTCTAGGCCATTCAGACCTCGAGGGAGGCACTCCCAGATAAGTTCCGGACTCTCAGAGGCTGGGGGAGGCCCAGACGTCTAACCCCGAACTTCTCCTAGCCCCTACCTTCCTCTGTGTCTCTTTACAACCCTCTCTGTCAAATGTCAACGGGGAATGTTCAAATACTTTGATCCACTTCTGAGAAATTACCCTATGGAAATAATCAGagatacacatatgtacataacAGGAAGGCCACTCAGGGCTTCTGAAAGGTAGTCAGTGGAGGGCACTTTGATGCGACTGAACAGACGTGAGCACTGTCTAGACACTCAAGTGGCTGGAAGACTGTTTCTAAAAACCACGAAACTCGGCAGTAGACATTTTATAATATAGGAAGCCCAGCCCGCCGTCAGACCTTTAACCAAAGACAAAGCAACGCAGGCCCCGAAGCCCAGGACCCGCCTGTCGGCCCGCAGAGCCCGCTGACGAAACTGAACGGCTGTGGCGCCTCCAGTGAAACACAGCCGCTCTGGAAACGCCTCTTTTAAAACCACAGTCCAGACTGAGTCTTATAAAACCTTTTAGTAACAAACAGAATCAGGACCTGGAAATTCTTAGAAGCAGAATAGCAACACATTTAGGTCTCTTTTGAATGAACGCTCTTAGACCAATTTCCAAGTTGTTGCCTCAACGAAGTTAATTCAGAGAAACACAGATATTCTGGGGCTGCCAACGGCTCAGGTGGCCCTCCTCAGTCTACCAGGCCCCCTCCCGGGTCCTGAGCCCCCTCCTCACTCTACCAGGCCCCTCCCGGGTCCTGAGCCCCCTCCTCACTCTACCAGGCCCCTCCCGGGTCCTGAGGgcccccctcagtcagtctacaTCCCGGGTCCTGAGCATCCCCCTTCTCAGACTACCAGACCTCCTCCCGGGTCCTGAGGGCCCTCCTCCTCAGTCTACCAGGCCCCTCCCGGGTCCTCAGGGCCCCTGCCCTGCTCTTCTGGAAGAGGAAACAGCGCTCTGCACAGGAACAGAAACCCTGCATCTTTCCTACCAGGAAGTTCAGGTACATCCTCCACAGCAAGGGGCACTGGCTGCCGTGGTCGCTCCGCACGGCGCTCTCAAACAGGGCTCTGATCCGGTGCGTCAGGCCGGTCTCAGGAAGGGTGGCGTGCACCTCTCTACCGTCCACCCTGCAGGACAGAGGCTCAGGTGAGTCCGGGACAAGCGCTCAGGCTGACGCCGCAGCAGGGTCAGCGACGGGGGTGGGCGCGTGGCGCAGGCATTGCTGCCCCGGGTCTGCGGGCGCGGGAGCGTGGGCTGCAGGTGAGACGTGGCTCCTCCGGGGCCGGCGGAGCGCAGCGTCCAGGGCTCTGCGGTGTCTTCACCCCGCGGAGTCCACCCTGAGGGCACACAGACTCCTCTTCTCAGGAGAACCTGCCCCTTCTGCAGCAGAGTGCAGTTACCCTGAGACCTTTCAGTTGAAAGAGGGAATAAAATTCGAATGGAAGGCGCGAAACACAGGCAATCCTGAACCCCGGCTTTCTCAGGTCAGAGTAAAACAACGAAGGTTCTAGAAGCAACAACGATGCCTCAGCTCACAGTGTGAGTAGCCCAAGCCTACTGCTTAACCTTCAGACATAAAATAGTGTTACCTAAAAAGAGACATTTAAAGCACCACCCTGTTCTCACCCGCGATAGTAACACAGGCTAGTAATTACTCTGGGCTCTTTGTGCCCAGCACTCACTCTTCCCAGCAACCCTCTttaattatgcccattttacagaaaggtAACCGACCAGAGCCATGAACTgccctgcccagggtcacacagctgcagAGTGGAAGCGCTGGGATTTGACTCCAGGCCCAAGTGCCCGCCCCACAATTTCTCTACAAGGTCTCAGACCCCCGAAAGCGGGGAGTCAGCACTCAGGCGCCATCAACAGAGCCCAGGATGTGCAGGAGCGAGGCCTGGGGAGACACCACGGGAGCCCCGACAAAGGGGCCGCTCTCTGCCCTCCTCTAACACACTTTCCTGAATCCCTGCGGATCTGTTTCCTTTCTCAATGCATCTTCCCGTAACACAAGAGAGGGCACCGCTCCCCTCCACCCCGCAGGCGTTCCAGGCCCTGGGCCGCGTGCATTTCTGTCTTCTAGAGGCTGGTGGGCTAGGCCTGACCGCGTGAGAGGCCTGCGGACCTGCGGCCGAGGCGCACTGTGATTACCTCTGCACGGCGTCCACCAGCCTCTTCCGCATCCTCTCCGCTTCAATCGCAAACAGCCAGGGCTCCAGGAGTTTAGCGGACCTGGTGATGGCATGGAAGAATCTTCTGGTCCTGCTGGCACTGTGCGACTTGCTCTGAATCTGCACGTACGCCCTCCAGAGAAGCTGGTTGCCCGGGTACAACCGTAAAGCCTCTGAGAGCGCCTGTCGCAGGGGAGCCAGCGGGTGGGCGGCAACCCTGCCGTGGAACCTGAGCAGGCTGGTGTGCATCAGGGTGACGGCCTCCAGGGCGCCCTCCAGGCCGGCAGCCTCGGCGGAGACAGAGCCCCTGAGCCCCGCAAACACCTGCTCGTAGACGCGCCCAGCGGCGTCGACCCCCACGGTCAGGTACTGGAAGAGCATGAAGCACTTCGCCAGGCTGACCAGGCGGCTGAAGCGGTCGGGGGGGCCCGGGTCGGGGCCGCGGCGCTCCCCCAGCCAGTCCTGCAATGCGTGTTCGTACGCCCTCCGAGCCTTCAAAACGTGCACGGCCGACACCTGTCCCGTGCACGGCCCGTAGGGGCGGCGCTCCGTCAGCCCGCTCAGCACGTGCACGGCGCGGGCTGGGGCGGCCCCGCCCACGGGCGGCGACAGCTCCGCCTCCAGCGCTGCGTAGAGCAGGCCGAGCTCACAGAGCTCTCGGTCCTCCAGGCCCCGGCTCCCCGCGGTGCCCAGGGCCGCGTCGAAGACCTTCCGGGCATCCTCTGTGTTGCCCAGCAACCACTCCAGATGCGCATACTGCTGCCAGAGGCAAAAGCTGTTGCGGTTGTCCGGCTCCTTGAGG is a genomic window containing:
- the PSMC1 gene encoding 26S proteasome regulatory subunit 4 isoform X1, yielding MGQSQSGGHGPGGGKKDDKDKKKKYEPPVPTRVGKKKKKTKGPDAASRLPLVTPHTQCRLKLLKLERIKDYLLMEEEFIRNQEQMKPLEEKQEEERSKVDDLRGTPMSVGTLEEIIDDNHAIVSTSVGSEHYVSILSFVDKDLLEPGCSVLLNHKVHAVIGVLMDDTDPLVTVMKVEKAPQETYADIGGLDNQIQEIKESVELPLTHPEYYEEMGIKPPKGVILYGPPGTGKTLLAKAVANQTSATFLRVVGSELIQKYLGDGPKLVRELFRVAEEHAPSIVFIDEIDAIGTKRYDSNSGGEREIQRTMLELLNQLDGFDSRGDVKVIMATNRIETLDPALIRPGRIDRKIEFPLPDEKTKKRIFQIHTSRMTLADDVTLDDLIMAKDDLSGADIKAICTEAGLMALRERRMKVTNEDFKKSKENVLYKKQEGTPEGLYL
- the PSMC1 gene encoding 26S proteasome regulatory subunit 4 isoform X2: MGQSQSGGHGPGGGKKDDKDKKKKYEPPVPTRVGKKKKKTKGPDAASRLPLVTPHTQCRLKLLKLERIKDYLLMEEEFIRNQEQMKPLEEKQEEERSKVDDLRGTPMSVGTLEEIIDDNHAIVSTSVGSEHYVSILSFVDKDLLEPGCSVLLNHKVHAVIGVLMDDTDPLVTVMKVEKAPQETYADIGGLDNQIQEIKESVELPLTHPEYYEEMGIKPPKGVILYGPPGTGKTLLAKAVANQTSATFLRVVGSELIQKYLGDGPKLVRELFRVAEEHAPSIVFIDEIDAIGTKRYDSNSGGEREIQRTMLELLNQLDGFDSRGDVKVIMATNRIETLDPALIRPGRIDRKIEFPLPDEKTKKRIFQIHTSRMTLADDVTLDDLIMAKDDLSGADIKDYSL